One genomic region from Terasakiella sp. SH-1 encodes:
- a CDS encoding flavin reductase family protein translates to MSFDQREFRDVLGQFATGITVVTSQSEKAGNIGVTINSFASVSLEPPLVLFSLKTDSQLNDVFLSEPNFNICILAENQENLSNLFAGSDENKFDTIKWHEGQNGCPVLDGTLATLECKRVESHKGGDHTIFIGEVTSISTNSDATGPLLYFQGGYKTL, encoded by the coding sequence ATGAGTTTCGATCAGCGCGAATTCCGTGATGTCCTGGGCCAATTTGCCACAGGGATTACTGTTGTCACAAGCCAGTCTGAAAAGGCGGGCAACATTGGTGTCACTATCAATTCTTTTGCCTCTGTCTCCCTAGAGCCGCCATTGGTCCTGTTTTCTTTAAAGACCGACAGCCAGCTTAACGATGTTTTCCTTTCAGAGCCGAACTTCAATATCTGCATCCTTGCGGAAAATCAGGAAAATCTATCCAATCTGTTTGCGGGCAGCGACGAAAACAAGTTCGATACGATTAAATGGCACGAAGGTCAAAATGGTTGTCCAGTTCTGGACGGCACACTGGCAACACTGGAATGTAAGCGTGTCGAATCTCACAAGGGTGGGGACCATACCATCTTTATCGGCGAAGTGACTTCGATCAGCACCAACAGCGATGCCACCGGACCATTGCTCTATTTCCAAGGTGGCTATAAAACTCTATAG